A portion of the Mycoplasma sp. (ex Biomphalaria glabrata) genome contains these proteins:
- the rlmB gene encoding 23S rRNA (guanosine(2251)-2'-O)-methyltransferase RlmB: protein MYGKQQVLSAIKSGKKIDKVYCTPKSFDMIDIFNQNKIIYKLRPSDEITKIAGNNNHQNVVALVYMEEPLTLEQFLLKSSSKEKQLIVILDKIQDPHNFGSILRSCEIYKTDAVIFGTHEQAPITPVVTKTSAGALNYLDVVQVGNISQAIEKLKQAGFWIYATGFSERAVPLSAIDLSDKMALVLGNEGDGVSKNIFKNSDFQVKIEMLGNTESLNVSVSCGVCLYFIRYLQKFHY, encoded by the coding sequence ATATATGGCAAACAACAAGTACTAAGCGCAATTAAGAGTGGAAAAAAAATTGACAAAGTTTATTGCACACCAAAGTCTTTTGATATGATCGATATTTTTAATCAAAATAAGATTATTTATAAATTAAGACCAAGTGATGAAATTACCAAAATTGCTGGCAATAATAATCACCAAAACGTAGTTGCATTAGTTTACATGGAAGAGCCGTTAACATTAGAACAATTTTTACTAAAATCATCATCAAAAGAAAAACAATTAATTGTGATTTTGGATAAGATACAAGACCCTCACAACTTTGGATCAATATTAAGGTCATGCGAAATATATAAAACTGATGCTGTTATTTTTGGAACTCATGAACAAGCCCCAATAACCCCAGTTGTAACTAAAACTTCTGCTGGAGCATTAAATTATTTAGATGTTGTTCAAGTTGGAAATATTTCTCAGGCGATTGAAAAATTAAAACAAGCTGGTTTTTGAATTTATGCAACTGGATTTTCCGAAAGAGCTGTTCCATTATCTGCAATAGATTTATCTGATAAAATGGCACTTGTCTTAGGCAATGAAGGTGACGGAGTTTCTAAGAATATTTTTAAAAATTCAGATTTTCAAGTAAAGATAGAAATGCTTGGTAATACAGAAAGTTTAAATGTTAGCGTCTCTTGCGGTGTTTGTCTATATTTCATTAGATATTTACAAAAATTTCACTACTAG
- a CDS encoding sigma-70 family RNA polymerase sigma factor has protein sequence MEIKTLEIITSQSDEFLALVYKDTSQESIIFQLMEKYNDRFNILIKQLLRKYSSIALYEEDFYFNKYIAVKKSLDCYNPESNYQFVQFLIRTFKCLISDYARKFTRNKHVALNYAIRNGIEDYHIEIAESNDVEFDIYQKNLVRNVINGKEKLTSIEKSILLMRVRGYTPEEISYEMSMPIKAVHNAYYRAVTKLKQNYKYISN, from the coding sequence ATGGAAATTAAAACATTAGAAATAATAACAAGTCAAAGTGACGAGTTTTTGGCATTGGTGTATAAAGATACATCACAAGAATCAATTATTTTTCAATTAATGGAAAAATATAACGATAGGTTTAATATTTTAATAAAACAATTGCTTAGAAAATATTCATCTATTGCACTATATGAGGAAGATTTTTACTTTAATAAGTACATTGCTGTTAAGAAATCATTAGATTGCTATAATCCAGAAAGCAATTATCAGTTTGTTCAATTTCTAATAAGAACATTTAAATGTCTTATTAGTGATTACGCAAGAAAATTTACACGTAATAAGCATGTTGCTTTAAATTATGCCATCAGAAACGGGATAGAGGATTATCACATCGAAATTGCTGAAAGTAATGATGTTGAATTTGATATTTATCAAAAAAATTTAGTTAGAAACGTTATAAATGGTAAGGAAAAATTAACTTCTATCGAAAAATCAATTTTATTGATGAGAGTTAGAGGATATACGCCAGAAGAAATTTCTTACGAAATGAGCATGCCTATTAAGGCTGTTCATAATGCCTATTATCGGGCCGTTACAAAATTAAAACAGAATTATAAATATATTTCTAATTAA
- a CDS encoding 50S ribosomal protein L33 produces MKKKQYILICTVCHSRNYQTHTNLKSDVVNKYCKKCEAHTPHKISR; encoded by the coding sequence ATGAAAAAAAAACAATATATATTGATTTGCACCGTTTGTCATAGTCGAAATTATCAAACACATACAAATCTTAAATCTGATGTTGTTAATAAGTATTGCAAGAAATGTGAAGCACATACTCCGCATAAAATTTCGAGGTAG
- the secE gene encoding preprotein translocase subunit SecE has translation MEKMDKKTLHNQRKIEKRENALKKWKARIIEQEKTPELKAYFFKLTPEELEKYLREDAKNRRSEKRLSSAEFYKNNSIDKGVYNNLKPDSISKVKYKRYMNNKSWSFHYFWGVGKERRRIRWESKENLKTDTIQTLVFIVIFAAIFAVVDLFITMLRYFHVIQK, from the coding sequence ATGGAAAAAATGGATAAAAAAACTCTCCATAATCAGAGAAAAATCGAAAAAAGAGAAAACGCACTTAAAAAATGAAAAGCAAGAATTATAGAGCAAGAAAAAACTCCCGAATTAAAGGCTTATTTTTTTAAGTTAACTCCAGAGGAATTAGAAAAATACTTAAGAGAAGATGCGAAGAATCGACGTTCTGAAAAACGTTTATCATCAGCCGAATTTTATAAAAATAATTCTATTGATAAAGGTGTATATAATAACTTAAAACCCGATTCGATATCGAAAGTTAAATATAAAAGATACATGAATAATAAATCATGATCATTTCATTACTTTTGAGGTGTGGGTAAAGAGCGAAGAAGAATTCGTTGAGAGTCAAAGGAAAATTTGAAAACTGACACAATTCAAACATTAGTATTTATTGTTATTTTTGCAGCAATCTTTGCTGTAGTAGATTTATTTATTACAATGTTAAGATACTTTCATGTAATTCAAAAATAG
- the nusG gene encoding transcription termination/antitermination protein NusG, with protein MSNNLKWYIIITYNGHEDKVKEAILSMAKTLNWEDDIVDLKIVKRTEINSKTKKEREKNVYPGYVFIKANMTNDVWFKIRNTSGVTGFVGSSGKGTKPFPLSDEDAERMIKQSVELKNNKQIVINFAIGDHVTITSEKDGSEGIVKSIDYARHTAIIETEMFGRLMPIEADFQNIKKR; from the coding sequence ATGAGTAATAATTTAAAGTGATATATCATCATAACTTATAATGGACATGAAGATAAAGTTAAAGAAGCAATCTTATCAATGGCTAAAACGTTGAATTGAGAAGATGATATAGTAGATTTAAAAATAGTAAAAAGAACTGAAATAAATTCAAAAACAAAGAAAGAACGCGAAAAAAACGTTTATCCTGGTTATGTTTTTATTAAGGCGAATATGACAAATGATGTCTGATTTAAAATTAGAAATACATCAGGAGTTACAGGATTTGTCGGGTCATCAGGAAAAGGAACAAAACCCTTTCCGTTGTCAGATGAAGATGCTGAAAGAATGATTAAACAATCTGTTGAACTAAAAAATAATAAACAAATTGTAATTAACTTTGCAATTGGAGATCATGTAACAATAACAAGCGAAAAAGATGGTTCTGAGGGTATTGTAAAATCAATTGATTATGCAAGACACACAGCAATAATCGAAACAGAAATGTTTGGTCGATTAATGCCAATTGAAGCTGATTTTCAAAATATTAAAAAGCGATAG
- the rplK gene encoding 50S ribosomal protein L11, producing the protein MAKKVTRIGKIQIEGGAAKPGAALASFGINMPQFCNAFNEATKNRKGEQVPVIITAYNDKSFDFVIKKAPLTSYLLKAVNAKKGSAKPNSVKIGKINVETLTKIAEEKMEDFNTTSLNSAINTVAGAAKSLGIEIEGNLPSNNDKEMHLKFKKEQN; encoded by the coding sequence GTGGCAAAGAAAGTTACACGTATCGGTAAAATTCAGATAGAAGGTGGAGCAGCAAAACCTGGAGCTGCATTGGCATCATTTGGAATTAATATGCCTCAATTTTGTAATGCTTTTAATGAAGCAACAAAAAATCGTAAAGGTGAACAAGTGCCTGTTATTATTACGGCTTATAATGATAAATCATTTGATTTTGTTATTAAAAAAGCGCCTTTAACTTCTTATTTATTAAAAGCAGTTAATGCTAAAAAAGGTTCAGCAAAACCAAATTCAGTAAAAATTGGAAAAATTAACGTTGAAACTTTAACTAAAATTGCAGAAGAAAAAATGGAGGATTTCAATACAACTTCCCTTAATTCCGCAATTAACACAGTAGCTGGAGCTGCAAAAAGTTTAGGGATCGAAATTGAAGGAAATTTACCTTCAAATAACGATAAAGAAATGCATTTAAAATTTAAAAAGGAGCAAAATTAA
- the rplA gene encoding 50S ribosomal protein L1 → MKKYNSATAKVEKTKLYNLLDAIKLAKDTSFTKFDGTINIALNLNLDTKQANQQLRGSISLPNGIGKTKKIAVITTTKIADAEKAGADFVGSKDLLEKIKNENWFGFDVLLATPEMMAEIGKLGKILGPKGLMPNPKDGTVTMDVAKAIDEIKKGKASFRTDKDGNIHSIIGLVSFSDEKLLENLETFVNSIKRLRPSVVKGKFIKSATLSATMGPGIRLQVSDN, encoded by the coding sequence ATGAAAAAATATAATTCGGCTACTGCTAAAGTGGAAAAAACAAAATTATATAATTTATTAGATGCTATCAAATTAGCTAAGGATACAAGTTTTACAAAATTTGATGGAACTATTAATATTGCATTAAATTTAAATTTAGATACTAAACAAGCTAACCAACAATTAAGAGGTTCAATTTCTTTACCAAACGGTATTGGAAAAACTAAAAAAATTGCAGTTATTACAACAACAAAAATTGCAGATGCTGAAAAAGCAGGCGCTGATTTTGTTGGTTCAAAAGACTTATTAGAAAAAATTAAAAATGAAAATTGATTTGGTTTTGATGTTTTATTAGCTACTCCAGAAATGATGGCAGAAATCGGTAAATTAGGAAAAATTTTAGGACCTAAAGGTTTAATGCCTAATCCAAAAGATGGAACAGTTACTATGGATGTTGCTAAAGCGATTGATGAAATTAAAAAAGGAAAAGCTTCTTTTAGAACGGATAAAGATGGTAACATCCATTCAATAATCGGTCTAGTATCATTTAGCGATGAAAAATTATTAGAAAACTTAGAAACATTTGTAAATTCAATTAAAAGATTAAGACCATCAGTTGTTAAAGGAAAATTTATTAAAAGTGCAACTTTATCAGCAACAATGGGTCCTGGTATTAGATTACAAGTTTCGGATAATTAA
- the rplJ gene encoding 50S ribosomal protein L10: protein MKKNLLNKNAKVEEILSKLEASKSLVVFDYKGLDVATLESLRNILRLKGSELKVYKNTLAKIGLSKLVKTDGFDKSLTGQSIFMFNYDDAFAPIKELKKFLAGKEIKLDVIKAGVLEKKFINKKEVLELANIPGFEGLVSMFLSCLQAPMRNLAYSLDQVAKSKELN, encoded by the coding sequence ATGAAAAAGAATCTCTTGAACAAAAACGCTAAAGTTGAAGAAATTCTATCTAAACTAGAAGCATCGAAATCACTTGTTGTTTTCGATTACAAAGGTTTAGATGTGGCAACTTTAGAATCTTTAAGAAACATCTTAAGATTAAAGGGATCAGAACTAAAAGTTTACAAGAACACTCTTGCAAAAATAGGTTTGTCTAAATTAGTTAAAACAGATGGTTTTGATAAGTCATTAACAGGGCAAAGCATTTTCATGTTTAATTATGACGATGCTTTCGCTCCAATTAAAGAATTAAAAAAATTCCTAGCTGGAAAAGAAATTAAATTAGATGTAATTAAAGCTGGTGTTTTAGAAAAAAAATTCATCAACAAAAAAGAAGTACTTGAGTTAGCAAATATTCCAGGTTTTGAAGGATTAGTAAGTATGTTCTTATCATGCTTACAAGCTCCAATGAGAAACTTGGCTTACTCACTAGATCAAGTTGCTAAAAGTAAAGAATTAAATTAA
- the rplL gene encoding 50S ribosomal protein L7/L12, with protein MQKLQIIEAIEKMSVLELNDLVKAIEEKFGVTAAAPTAVAGNTEAAAEAKAPTEVSVLLKNAGTNKIAVIKEVCTITGLGLMQGKQLVDKLPAALKEKIKPEEAEEIAKRLKDLGAEVEVK; from the coding sequence ATGCAAAAATTACAAATTATTGAAGCTATTGAAAAAATGTCTGTGCTTGAACTAAACGATTTAGTTAAAGCTATTGAAGAAAAATTCGGTGTTACAGCTGCTGCTCCAACAGCAGTTGCTGGAAATACTGAAGCTGCTGCTGAAGCTAAAGCTCCAACAGAAGTTTCAGTTTTATTAAAAAATGCTGGTACAAATAAAATTGCAGTAATTAAAGAAGTATGTACTATTACAGGTCTTGGATTAATGCAAGGAAAACAATTGGTAGACAAATTACCAGCTGCTTTAAAAGAAAAAATTAAACCAGAAGAAGCTGAAGAAATCGCAAAAAGATTAAAAGATTTAGGCGCAGAAGTAGAAGTTAAGTAA
- the rpoC gene encoding DNA-directed RNA polymerase subunit beta': MKTHKDINYISLGLASPEKIIEWSHGEVTKSETINYKTQKPEPDGLFCEKIFGPVKDYECACGKYKKVRNKGKVCERCEVEVTESIVRRERFGHINLAAPVTHIWMLKTSPSKLGQVLALKTKDIEEVVYFISYIVINEGGHEGKPKSGLKHKDILDQNQGREKLINSLRTILKQGNISDNDIDLINVYLGDLANRELPYNFEEIIKLIERITGAKFGVGAEAIRELLENIDITIEIKNLRNQISKNIGDISKNTKRLGVLEAFHDSQNKLEWMILTTLPVLPPNLRPIIQLDGGRFTSSDINDLYRRIIIRNERLQKLIDVEAPKIVINNEKRMLQEAVDALLDNERKQKPFVSKDKRPLKSLSEILKGKQGRFRQNLLGKRVDYSGRSVIIVGPELKMHECGLPREIALNLYKPFIISELIRKNQDTKMNIKSAERRIQDKTDEVWEILEEVVKSRPVLLNRAPTLHRLGIQAFEPVIIKSKAIRLHPLVTPAFNADFDGDQMAVHLPLSDEAIAEARALLIGSKNILGLKDGKPIVTPTQDIVLGIYNLCREQLQKDEDINIFYQKDDVISAYEQNHISLHDIILLSTRAYPNKPFTTSQKDGFIITTAGKVIFNDALPATMRFINSGNIRPSAQYIRSEHIVVFGKNSSTDFVGLKDISELYNYLANEREAKIFNKKSLSLLIVNLFKDFKGETAYVLDQIKNLGFKFSTKAGVTISAFDLLFKDKNDDDIIFEYKKNVLQDSANKIKQYKSMYSDGLLTEEERKIQVTTEWTVAKNKVQDKIEEIISSDKYRNNPIFQMIDSGARGNISNMTQLVGMRGLMSNPKGETIELPIKSSFREGLDVSEFFISTHGARKGMADTALKTADSGYLTRRLVDVSQEIIVSVEDCFTSKSFVVSNIVDTKTNSFIVPLKDRLVGRFIAENITIKGKKIIEANQLITDEIADEIVEANVERVQIRSLLTCEAEAGVCQKCYGTHLANNELVKIGEAVGVIAAQSIGEPGTQLTMRTFHTGGVAGGSDITQGLPRIKELFDVTQPKGRVALISRVEGKVTKITDFNHGQYEITIEYERHDSDGKKVKDYEVYKSKINSKLRVKMHDVVRIGQKLTDGSIDLRELLEVADVTEVQKYILKEVQRVYRLQGIEISDKYIEIIVRQTLNKLVVIIPGDSKLLIGSHIDVNKFKKINKELLMNKKRPIFAKPIILGIKKAPLESESFLSAASFQDTTRVLANVVIEGKSDHLVGLKENVIIGNLIPAGTGLLTSEEIIELGNKAKSEQY, translated from the coding sequence ATGAAAACTCATAAGGATATAAATTATATCTCCTTAGGATTAGCATCACCAGAAAAAATCATTGAATGATCTCATGGTGAAGTTACTAAATCCGAAACGATAAACTATAAAACACAAAAACCAGAACCGGATGGTTTGTTTTGTGAAAAAATATTTGGTCCAGTAAAAGATTACGAATGTGCTTGTGGAAAATATAAAAAAGTACGTAACAAAGGAAAAGTTTGTGAACGCTGTGAAGTGGAAGTTACTGAATCAATTGTTCGTCGTGAAAGATTTGGACACATCAATTTAGCTGCTCCAGTTACTCATATTTGAATGTTAAAAACTTCTCCAAGTAAATTGGGGCAAGTTTTAGCTTTGAAGACTAAAGATATTGAAGAAGTTGTTTATTTTATTTCATATATCGTCATTAATGAAGGTGGACATGAAGGAAAACCTAAATCTGGATTGAAACACAAAGATATATTAGATCAAAACCAAGGTCGTGAAAAATTAATCAATTCTTTGAGAACGATTTTAAAACAAGGAAATATTTCAGATAACGATATAGATTTAATCAATGTTTACTTAGGAGATTTAGCAAACCGTGAATTACCATATAATTTTGAAGAAATTATTAAATTAATTGAAAGAATTACGGGTGCAAAATTTGGGGTAGGAGCTGAGGCAATTAGAGAATTGCTAGAAAATATCGATATCACAATAGAAATTAAAAATCTACGTAACCAAATTTCTAAAAATATTGGTGATATTTCTAAAAATACAAAAAGATTGGGAGTTTTAGAAGCATTTCATGATAGTCAAAATAAACTTGAATGAATGATCTTAACTACATTACCAGTTTTACCGCCAAACTTGCGCCCAATTATTCAATTGGATGGAGGAAGATTTACATCTAGCGATATTAATGATTTGTATAGAAGAATTATCATTAGAAATGAAAGATTGCAAAAATTAATCGATGTTGAAGCACCGAAAATTGTTATTAATAACGAGAAAAGAATGCTCCAAGAAGCAGTAGATGCCTTATTAGATAACGAAAGAAAGCAAAAACCATTTGTAAGTAAAGACAAACGTCCTTTAAAATCACTAAGTGAAATTTTAAAAGGAAAACAAGGTCGTTTTCGTCAGAATCTATTAGGAAAAAGAGTTGACTATTCAGGTAGAAGTGTAATTATCGTTGGACCTGAATTAAAAATGCATGAATGTGGTCTACCTCGTGAAATCGCTTTAAATCTTTATAAACCATTTATTATTAGTGAATTGATCAGAAAAAATCAAGATACTAAAATGAATATCAAATCAGCTGAAAGACGTATTCAAGATAAAACAGATGAAGTTTGAGAAATTCTTGAGGAAGTGGTTAAATCACGTCCAGTTTTATTAAATCGTGCTCCAACTCTTCATAGATTAGGAATTCAAGCTTTTGAACCAGTTATTATCAAATCAAAAGCTATTAGATTACACCCTCTAGTGACACCGGCCTTCAATGCCGATTTCGATGGAGACCAAATGGCTGTTCATTTACCTCTTTCAGATGAAGCGATAGCTGAAGCAAGAGCTTTACTGATAGGTTCAAAAAACATTCTTGGTCTAAAAGATGGAAAACCAATTGTAACACCCACTCAGGATATTGTTTTAGGAATTTACAATTTATGTCGTGAACAATTACAAAAAGATGAAGATATTAATATTTTTTACCAAAAAGACGATGTAATTTCTGCATACGAACAAAACCATATTTCATTGCATGATATCATTCTTTTATCAACAAGAGCATATCCTAATAAACCTTTTACAACAAGCCAAAAAGACGGTTTTATCATTACAACAGCTGGAAAAGTAATTTTTAATGATGCTCTTCCAGCAACAATGAGATTTATTAATAGCGGAAACATTCGTCCATCAGCTCAATACATTCGATCAGAGCACATTGTAGTTTTTGGAAAAAATTCTTCAACTGATTTTGTTGGATTAAAAGATATTTCAGAGTTATACAATTATTTAGCTAATGAACGCGAAGCTAAGATTTTTAATAAAAAATCCTTATCACTTTTAATTGTTAATTTATTTAAAGACTTTAAAGGTGAAACAGCATATGTTTTAGATCAAATTAAAAATTTAGGATTTAAATTTTCAACAAAAGCTGGTGTAACAATTTCAGCATTCGACCTATTATTTAAAGATAAAAATGATGATGACATTATTTTTGAATACAAAAAAAATGTCCTTCAAGATTCAGCTAATAAAATCAAACAATATAAATCTATGTATAGCGATGGATTATTGACTGAAGAAGAACGAAAAATTCAAGTAACAACTGAATGAACTGTTGCAAAAAACAAAGTTCAAGACAAAATCGAGGAAATCATTTCTTCAGATAAGTATCGTAATAATCCAATTTTTCAAATGATTGATTCAGGAGCGAGAGGAAACATTTCTAACATGACTCAGTTAGTTGGTATGCGTGGATTGATGAGTAATCCAAAAGGTGAAACAATCGAATTACCAATTAAGTCATCATTCCGCGAAGGTCTAGATGTATCAGAATTCTTTATTTCTACTCATGGTGCTCGTAAAGGAATGGCTGATACAGCCTTAAAAACAGCTGACTCAGGTTATTTGACTCGAAGATTAGTAGATGTTTCTCAAGAAATTATTGTTTCTGTTGAAGATTGTTTTACAAGTAAATCATTTGTTGTTTCAAATATTGTAGACACAAAAACAAATTCATTTATTGTTCCGTTAAAAGATCGTTTAGTTGGTAGATTTATTGCTGAAAATATAACAATAAAAGGTAAAAAAATTATTGAAGCTAACCAATTAATTACAGATGAAATTGCTGATGAAATCGTAGAAGCAAACGTTGAGAGAGTACAAATTCGTTCATTACTAACTTGTGAAGCTGAAGCAGGTGTTTGTCAAAAATGTTATGGAACTCATTTAGCTAACAATGAACTTGTTAAAATTGGCGAAGCTGTAGGTGTTATTGCCGCTCAGTCTATTGGTGAACCAGGAACTCAGTTGACAATGAGAACATTCCATACTGGTGGTGTTGCTGGTGGTAGTGACATTACACAAGGGTTACCAAGAATTAAAGAATTATTCGATGTAACTCAACCTAAAGGAAGAGTTGCCTTAATTTCTAGAGTTGAAGGTAAAGTTACAAAAATAACTGATTTTAATCATGGACAATACGAAATTACTATTGAATACGAAAGACATGATTCAGATGGTAAAAAAGTTAAAGACTATGAAGTTTATAAGTCAAAAATTAATTCAAAATTACGTGTTAAAATGCACGATGTAGTACGAATTGGTCAAAAATTAACTGATGGAAGTATTGATTTACGTGAATTGCTAGAAGTGGCCGATGTAACAGAGGTACAAAAATATATCCTAAAAGAAGTTCAAAGAGTTTACCGTTTACAAGGTATTGAAATTTCAGACAAATATATTGAAATTATTGTTCGTCAAACGTTAAATAAATTGGTTGTTATCATTCCTGGTGATTCAAAATTATTAATAGGTTCACATATAGACGTTAATAAATTCAAAAAAATCAACAAAGAACTACTAATGAATAAAAAACGTCCCATTTTTGCAAAACCAATTATTCTTGGTATCAAAAAAGCTCCGCTTGAAAGTGAATCATTTTTAAGTGCTGCTTCTTTCCAAGACACAACTAGAGTTTTAGCGAACGTAGTTATCGAAGGAAAATCTGATCATTTAGTTGGATTAAAAGAAAATGTTATTATTGGAAATTTAATTCCGGCCGGAACTGGTTTATTAACAAGTGAAGAAATAATTGAACTTGGTAATAAAGCGAAAAGTGAACAGTATTAA
- the rpsL gene encoding 30S ribosomal protein S12 translates to MPTINQLVRKPRKDKTSKSKSPALNFSLNTISKKRKAIASPQKRGVCVRVGTMTPKKPNSALRKYARVRLSNGMEVIAYIPGEGHNLQEHSIVLIRGGRVKDLPGVRYHIIRGALDTQGVEKRRQSRSLYGTKRPKAAAAK, encoded by the coding sequence ATGCCAACAATCAATCAGTTAGTTAGAAAACCAAGAAAAGATAAAACATCAAAAAGTAAATCACCAGCTTTAAACTTTTCATTAAATACAATTTCAAAGAAAAGAAAAGCTATTGCATCACCACAAAAAAGAGGAGTTTGCGTTCGTGTTGGAACAATGACGCCAAAAAAACCAAACTCAGCGTTAAGAAAATATGCCCGTGTTAGATTATCAAATGGAATGGAAGTAATTGCTTATATTCCGGGTGAAGGTCACAACTTACAGGAGCACTCAATTGTTCTTATTAGAGGTGGACGTGTAAAAGACTTACCAGGGGTTAGATATCACATTATTAGAGGTGCTTTGGATACACAGGGTGTTGAAAAAAGACGTCAAAGTAGATCATTGTACGGAACAAAGCGTCCAAAAGCTGCTGCTGCAAAATAA